Proteins found in one Sorghum bicolor cultivar BTx623 chromosome 1, Sorghum_bicolor_NCBIv3, whole genome shotgun sequence genomic segment:
- the LOC8085469 gene encoding lysine-specific demethylase SE14, which produces MSPPPAVATGGSGEPTVPAWLRGLPRAPEYRPTESEFADPIAFLSRVEREAAAYGICKVIPPYPRPSRRFVFAHLNRSLVSSSEAVANPTTASGSSTTGPSLPESAAVFTTRHQELGTPRRGRPPPQVLKQVWQSGEQYTLDQFEAKSRAFSKIHLAGLREPTPLEVESLFWKASADRPIYIEYANDVPGSGFAAPKQSRRHKKRRRESDQVEEGEKGSGWRLSGSPWNLQAIARAPGSLTRFMPDDVPGVTSPMVYIGMLFSWFAWHVEDHELHSLNFLHTGAPKTWYAVPGDRASELEEVIRVHGYGGNPDRLASLAVLGEKTTLMSPDVLVARGVPCCRLVQYPGEFVVTFPRAYHIGFSHGFNCGEAANFATPQWLKFAKEAAVRRAVMNYLPMLSHQQLLYLLAVSFITRTPNVLSGIRTSRLRDRRKEERELLVKQEFLQDMISENKLLCSFLEKKSIGHVVLWEPDLLPSSTSIHSCFSGSKAPEKKSEDGCRIESSDRGPKDNSSDGRTHMIGAQTKFISGNSKSSDTSASVDKANADTDDEDNLPFDLSIDSGSLTCVACGILGYPFMTILQPTREALEGISLARMSRYKMSSEKDNCSNTIPCYPADSNFGCSFVPTTPSWPAEQQCLATPLGQANISHQNVNSHEDVCLRENEPNGPVLQHNVISHSCRSENTLHSCSERDKSENKIPENSLGPEVSEQAGKYDGDAQTAESSDGTINWNASCTFARPRIFCLQHALEIEKLLEGKGGVHALIICHSDFVKLKALAISIAEEIEFQFDCTDIPLANASKSDLHLINISIDDEGHEEDGRDWTSQMGLNLKYSAKLRKEKSENQEQSPLSFGGLFSCPSPVSVVPNLKWLCKRARTPYTVIGIVRSSSATETPVELKPGVETGMVTNGNVCEDDSRQHTFRQSGLEQPGELQDCDKPSCSEENDHGRHCLVNIPIAVAEYPMMHQVREGPVNVSTCNDSICSSGSLDSPPLASPVEVTRYQGCIQSTELSSSPAFSVRHFLNDESTSVEVSINCVRNGCLESQGVTLGSRDECMQVQQDQEKMGLCNNPIMTSVDSDLIEGLAVSEGKCVDTVSASLENEERAKISYCSNTETKTSKSAIDNQVEIHHLGTGPVKLNSSFNEMSVPTDLMSDEPQVGSHSAVKAIEHQSNNSANLKHESPHIGFHMLEDTQVASMAAVPRHEGKSVDSGSNTFDILLGALAEESKATDAPGKDEVGKASLTLMTLASNEPSVTDVRAVEVVETDTILGSAKDDKQVDLSDVVSRCIGSSNRTDIICYARRKHKRKRDSQSNTGSSQSHSSFIRSPCESLRPRTKPAVVEESEWSRTSEASSAKRGKRTKTVGSFQCDIDLCGMTFETRAELNAHKRNICTDESCGKRFSSHKYLKRHQCVHSEMRPFKCPWEGCKMTFKWLWAQTEHIRVHTGERPYKCSAPDCGQTFRYVSDYSRHRKKFNHY; this is translated from the exons ATGTCGCCTCCGCCGGCGGTGGCGACGGGCGGGTCCGGGGAACCCACGGTGCCGGCGTGGCTCCGCGGCCTCCCGCGCGCCCCGGAGTACCGCCCCACGGAGTCGGAGTTCGCCGACCCCATCGCCTTCCTCTCCCGCGTGGAGCGCGAGGCCGCCGCCTACGGCATCTGCAAGGTCATCCCGCCCTACCCGCGCCCCTCCCGCCGCTTCGTCTTCGCGCACCTCAACCGCTCCCTCGTCTCCTCCTCTGAAGCCGTCGCCAACCCCACCACTGCCTCCGGCTCTTCCACCACTGGTCCCTCGCTGCCGGAATCCGCCGCTGTGTTCACGACCCGTCACCAGGAGCTTGGTACGCCGCGGCGTGGGCGCCCGCCTCCGCAGGTGCTCAAGCAGGTGTGGCAGAGCGGCGAGCAGTACACGCTCGACCAGTTCGAGGCCAAGTCCcgcgccttctccaagatccaCCTCGCTGGGCTTCGCGAGCCAACTCCATTAGAGGTGGAATCCCTCTTCTGGAAGGCCTCTGCAGACCGGCCTATCTATATCGAGTATGCGAATGACGTTCCGGGGTCTGGCTTTGCCGCCCCAAAACAGTCCCGGCGGCACAAGAAGCGGAGACGAGAGAGCGATCAGGTGGAGGAGGGGGAGAAAGGTTCTGGGTGGCGGCTGTCAGGAAGCCCATGGAACCTTCAGGCGATTGCACGGGCTCCTGGTTCGCTCACGCGATTCATGCCAGATGATGTTCCTGGGGTTACCTCGCCAATGGTGTACATCGGGATGCTCTTTAGTTGGTTTGCATGGCACGTAGAAGATCATGAGTTGCACAGCCTCAACTTCCTTCACACCGGTGCACCCAAGACATGGTATGCTGTCCCTGGGGACCGAGCCTCAGAGCTAGAGGAAGTTATCCGTGTGCATGGATATGGAGGAAACCCTGACCGCCTTG CATCACTGGCAGTGCTTGGGGAGAAGACAACATTGATGTCCCCAGATGTTCTTGTAGCCCGTGGTGTGCCCTGCTGTAG ATTAGTACAATATCCTGGAGAGTTTGTGGTGACATTCCCAAGGGCCTACCACATTGGGTTTAGTCATG GATTTAATTGTGGTGAAGCTGCCAACTTTGCAACTCCGCAGTGGTTAAAATTTGCTAAAGAGGCTGCTGTACGAAGGGCTGTGATGAATTATCTTCCGATGCTCTCTCATCAGCAGCTTCTGTACTTGCTAGCAGTTTCTTTCATAACCAG AACCCCGAATGTATTGTCTGGAATTCGAACTTCTCGCTTGAGAGAtcgaagaaaagaagaaagagaactgCTGGTGAAGCAAGAATTCTTGCAGGACATGATTAGCGAAAACAAGCTTTTGTGTTCTTTCCTCGAAAAGAAATCAATTGGTCATGTTGTGCTCTGGGAGCCTGATTTGTTACCATCTTCGACTTCTATACATTCCTGTTTTTCTGGCTCAAAAGCTCCTGAGAAGAAGTCTGAGGATGGTTGCAGAATTGAATCTAGTGACCGTGGCCCCAAAGATAACAGCTCTGATGGCAGAACACATATGATAGGCGCACaaaccaaatttatttctggGAATAGCAAATCATCTGACACATCTGCTTCTGTGGACAAGGCCAATGCTGATACAGATGATGAGGATAACCTACCTTTTGATTTGAGCATTGATTCTGGTTCATTGACCTGTGTTGCTTGTGGAATTCTTGGCTATCCATTCATGACAATTCTGCAGCCTACCAGAGAAGCATTGGAAGGGATTTCCCTTGCTCGTATGAGTAGATACAAGATGAGTTCTGAAAAAGATAATTGTTCAAATACAATTCCATGCTATCCTGCTGACAGTAATTTTG GATGTTCATTTGTTCCCACTACACCTTCCTGGCCTGCGGAACAGCAATGTCTGGCTACTCCTTTGGGGCAGGCTAACATCAGTCATCAGAATGTAAATTCACATGAAGATGTTTGTTTAAGGGAGAATGAACCTAATGGGCCTGTGCTACAACATAATGTCATTTCACATTCTTGCAGAAGTGAAaatactcttcattcatgtagtGAAAGGGACAAGTCTGAGAATAAGATTCCTGAGAACAGTCTTGGCCCAGAAGTAAGTGAACAAGCAGGCAAATATGACGGTGATGCGCAAACTGCAGAAAGTTCTGATGGCACTATTAACTGGAATGCAAGTTGTACATTTGCACGGCCCCGGATCTTTTGCCTGCAGCATGCTCTTGAGATTGAGAAGTTACTTGAGGGCAAAGGGGGTGTCCATGCTCTCATTATTTGCCACTCAG ATTTTGTCAAACTAAAAGCGCTCGCAATATCAATAGCAGAGGAAATTGAGTTTCAATTTGATTGTACAGACATTCCACTTGCAAATGCATCCAAGTCTGATTTACATCTAATCAACATTTCAATTGATGACGAGGGCCATGAGGAAGATGGAAGAGACTGGACGTCACAGATGGGTCTAAACCTGAAATATTCTGCCAAACTCAGGAAAGAGAAATCAGAAAATCAAGAACAATCTCCTTTGTCATTTGGGGGACTGTTTTCCTGCCCTTCGCCTGTTTCGGTTGTTCCTAATCTTAAGTGGCTTTGCAAAAGAGCGCGAACTCCATACACAGTTATTGGTATTGTTAGGAGTTCTAGTGCAACAGAAACTCCTGTGGAACTTAAGCCTGGAGTGGAGACAGGGATGGTCACTAATGGAAATGTCTGCGAGGATGACAGTAGACAGCATACTTTTCGACAAAGTGGCCTTGAGCAACCAGGTGAACTGCAAGATTGTGATAAGCCTTCATGCTCCGAGGAGAATGACCATGGAAGACATTGTCTTGTTAATATTCCTATTGCTGTTGCTGAATATCCTATGATGCATCAAGTCCGTGAGGGTCCAGTTAATGTTAGCACGTGCAATGACTCCATTTGTTCATCAGGTTCCCTGGATTCGCCTCCACTTGCCTCGCCAGTTGAAGTAACTAGATATCAAGGATGTATACAGTCAACTGAGTTGAGCAGTTCACCAGCCTTTTCTGTTCGACATTTCCTTAATGATGAAAGTACCTCTGTGGAAGTAAGCATAAACTGTGTGAGAAATGGCTGCTTAGAATCTCAGGGTGTTACTTTAGGGAGCAGAGATGAATGTATGCAAGTTCAACAAGATCAAGAGAAGATGGGGCTTTGCAATAATCCCATTATGACGTCAGTTGATTCAGACCTGATAGAAGGTTTGGCTGTATCAGAAGGAAAGTGTGTGGACACCGTGTCAGCATCCCTTGAAAACGAGGAGCGTGCTAAGATATCCTACTGTTCTAATACTGAAACAAAAACTAGTAAATCTGCAATAGATAACCAAGTGGAGATTCATCATCTTGGTACTGGTCCAGTGAAACTAAATTCGAGCTTTAATGAGATGTCAGTTCCAACTGATTTGATGAGTGACGAGCCTCAGGTTGGCAGCCATTCTGCTGTCAAGGCCATTGAGCACCAGAGCAATAATTCTGCCAACTTAAAGCACGAATCTCCGCATATAGGTTTCCACATGTTAGAGGACACCCAAGTTGCTTCCATGGCTGCAGTCCCTCGACATGAGGGAAAATCTGTCGACTCTGGATCAAACACTTTTGATATTTTACTTGGAGCTCTAGCTGAAGAGTCCAAGGCAACAGATGCTCCTGGTAAAGATGAGGTTGGCAAAGCTTCCTTGACATTAATGACACTGGCTAGCAATGAGCCCTCTGTTACAGATGTTAGAGCTGTAGAGGTGGTGGAAACAGACACAATTTTGGGATCAGCAAAAGATGATAAACAAGTTGATTTGTCAGATGTTGTGTCTAGATGCATTGGGAGCTCAAATAGAACAGATATCATATGCTATGCCAGACGCAAACACAAAAGGAAGAGGGATTCTCAGTCAAATACTGGTAGTTCACAAAGTCATTCGAGTTTCATCCGctctccatgtgagagcttgagGCCAAGGACTAAACCTGCGGTAGTCGAAGAGTCGGAATGGAGCAGGACATCTGAAGCTTCTTCTGCTAAAAGGGGTAAGAGGACAAAAACAGTGGGATCATTTCAGTGTGATATTGATCTGTGTGGTATGACATTTGAGACTAGGGCTGAACTTAATGCCCACAAGCGCAATATTTGCACTGACGAGTCATGTGGCAAGCGTTTCAGCTCACACAAATACTTGAAGCGTCATCAGTGTGTCCACAGTGAGATGAGGCCATTTAAATGCCCCTGGGAAGGATGTAAAATGACTTTCAAGTGGCTATGGGCTCAGACTGAACATATCAGGGTGCACACGGGAGAGCGGCCATATAAGTGCTCAGCCCCTGACTGTGGGCAGACATTCAGATACGTCTCGGATTACAGCCGCCACAGAAAGAAATTTAACCATTATTGA
- the LOC8080548 gene encoding protein GDAP2 homolog: MQHRSPEAASASASPTAAAAAAMAPGVGGVEPAVTLDQVPRWSDPDQRISPLSPTAAGSETPPSSFLSFSDPLTGDDAAAGAGGRGASRFPVDHEINSKIYLWRGHPWSLEVDAVVNSTNENLDEAHSSPGLHAAAGTGLAEECATLGGCRTGMAKMTNAYDLPARKVIHTVGPKYAVKYHTAAENALSHCYRSCLELLIENGLESIATGCIYTEAKNYPREPAAHVAIRTVRRFLEKQKDKITAIVFCTISSSDTEIYKRLLPLYFPRDKQEEEIAALKLPADVGDENGETVIDERKIRIKPLPAGAENSKTPIPTLADIPLPDSRLTRRRNSFKLDSYLDPAFMSIIKDPDLRRKEQWEKSAQANKGLNLANMLGFGDLGSPPLSAAEEYSLHSRYLAKANSMNLSDVAEMKIIYRGGVDSEGHPVMVVVGAHFLLRCLDLERFVLYVIKEFEPLIQKPYSIVYFHSAASLQPQPDLGFMKRLQQILGRKHQKNLHTIYILHPTLGLRTAVMAMQLFVDGEVWKKVVYVDRLVQLFRYVPREQLTIPDFVFQHDLEVNGGKGIIVDPRTKHVYQRPSG; encoded by the exons ATGCAGCACCGCTCGCCGGAGGCGGCGTCGGCCTCCGCCTCCCcgacggccgcggcggcggcggccatggcgccgggCGTCGGCGGGGTGGAGCCGGCCGTGACGCTCGACCAGGTCCCGCGTTGGAGCGACCCGGACCAGCGCATCTCCCCGCTGTCCCCCACTGCCGCCGGATCCGAGACTCCGCCCTCGTCCTTCCTCTCCTTCTCCGACCCGCTAACCGGGGACGACGCGGCCGCGGGGGCCGGGGGCCGTGGCGCGTCGCGGTTCCCCGTCGATCACGAGATCAACTCGAAGATCTACCTCTGGCGAGGCCACCCGTGGAGCCTCGAGGTCGACGCCGTCGTCAACTCCACCAACGAG AACTTGGACGAAGCTCATAGCAGTCCTGGGCTTCACGCTGCTGCAGGGACGGGGCTCGCCGAGGAGTGTGCCACTTTG GGTGGTTGCCGCACTGGGATGGCTAAGATGACAAATGCTTATGATCTTCCTGCCAG GAAGGTCATCCATACCGTGGGCCCAAAATATGCTGTAAAGTATCACACAGCTGCAGAGAATGCGCTTAGCCACTGCTACAGATCTTGTCTAGAACTTCTCATTGAGAATGGCCTTGAAAG CATTGCTACTGGCTGCATTTACACAGAAGCCAAGAATTATCCTCGTGAACCAGCTGCTCATGTGGCAATAA GAACTGTGAGACGTTTCCTGGAGAAACAAAAGGACAAAATAACAGCTATTGTCTTCTGTACAATATCATCATCTGACACAGAGATATATAAGAG GTTGCTTCCACTATATTTCCCTCgggacaagcaagaagaagagatAGCCGCATTGAAGCTTCCAGCTGATGTTGGGGATGAGAATGGTGAGACAGTAATAGACGAAAGGAAAATAAGAATAAAGCCCTTGCCTGCTGGGGCAGAAAATAGCAAAACACCAATTCCTACACTTGCAGATATCCCTCTTCCTGATTCGAGATTGACACGTAGAAG GAATTCTTTCAAGTTGGACTCATATTTGGATCCTGCTTTTATGTCTATAATTAAGGATCCTGATCTCCGACGCAAGGAGCAATGGGAAAAATCTGCTCAGGCAAACAAGGGACTTAACTTGGCTAACATGCTTGGGTTTGGTGATCTTGGCAGTCCACCATTATCTGCTGCTGAAGAATATTCACTTCATTCACGATACCTTGCTAAAGCGAATTCTATGAATCTGTCAGATGTTGCTGAAATGAAAATAAT TTACCGTGGAGGAGTTGATAGTGAAGGGCATCCAGTTATGGTCGTTGTTGGTGCTCACTTTCTTCTTCGCTGCTTGGATCTTGAACGATTTGTTTTATATGTAATAAAG GAGTTTGAACCTCTGATTCAGAAGCCTTACTCAATTGTCTATTTCCACTCTGCAGCATCATTACAACC GCAGCCTGATTTAGGATTCATGAAACGGTTGCAACAGATACTAGGTCGGAAGCATCAAAAAAATCTTCAT ACAATATATATACTCCACCCGACGCTGGGATTGAGAACAGCTGTTATGGCAATGCAGCTTTTTGTTGACGGGGAG GTCTGGAAGAAAGTTGTATATGTCGACAGACTTGTGCAGCTATTCAGATATGTACCGCGTGAACAGCTAACCATTCCTGATTTTGTATTCCA GCATGATCTTGAAGTGAATGGTGGAAAGGGCATAATCGTTGACCCAAGAACAAAGCATGTCTACCAGAGACCATCTGGCTGA
- the LOC8085470 gene encoding inorganic phosphate transporter 1-2, whose translation MAGGQLNVLATLDQAKTQWYHFMAIVIAGMGFFTDAYDLFCIALVTKLLGRIYYPDPTSKEPGSLPANVSAAVTGVALCGTLAGQLFFGWLGDKLGRKSVYGFTLILMVLCSVASGLSFGSTPKGVIGTLCFFRFWLGFGIGGDYPLSATIMSEYANKKTRGAFIAAVFAMQGFGILFGTIVAIVVSAAFRNAFPAPPYFVDAQASLVPEADYVWRVILMFGTLPAALTYYWRMKMPETARYTALIARNTKQATADMAKVLKKEIEEEEEQVERQVIGADTWGLFSVQFLRRHGLHLLATSSTWFLLDIAFYSQNLFQKDIFTKVGWIPPARTMNAIEEVYRISRAQALIALCGTIPGYWFTVALIDVVGRFWIQIMGFFMMTVFMLALGVPYEHWTKASNHTGFVVLYGLTFFFANFGPNSTTFIVPAEIFPARLRSTCHGISAAAGKAGAIIGAFGFLYAAQDPKKPDKGYSPGIGIRNALFVLAGTNFLGMLMSLFVPESKGKSLEEISKENVDGEAEA comes from the coding sequence ATGGCGGGAGGTCAGCTCAACGTGCTGGCCACACTCGACCAGGCCAAGACGCAATGGTACCATTTCATGGCGATCGTCATCGCCGGCATGGGATTCTTCACCGACGCATACGACCTCTTCTGCATCGCGCTCGTGACCAAGCTCCTCGGCCGCATCTACTACCCCGACCCCACCTCCAAGGAGCCCGGCAGCCTCCCGGCCAACGTGTCGGCCGCCGTGACGGGCGTCGCGCTCTGCGGCACGCTCGCCGGACAGCTCTTCTTCGGATGGCTCGGCGACAAGCTCGGGCGCAAGAGCGTCTACGGCTTCACCCTCATCCTCATGGTGCTCTGCTCCGTGGCGTCGGGCCTCTCGTTCGGGAGCACGCCCAAGGGCGTCATCGGCACGCTCTGCTTCTTCCGCTTCTGGCTTGGCTTCGGCATCGGCGGCGACTACCCGCTGAGCGCCACCATCATGTCCGAGTACGCCAACAAGAAGACCCGCGGCGCCTTCATCGCCGCCGTGTTCGCCATGCAGGGCTTCGGCATCCTCTTCGGCACCATCGTCGCGATCGTCGTCTCGGCGGCGTTCCGGAACGCGTTCCCGGCCCCGCCGTACTTCGTCGACGCCCAGGCGTCGCTCGTCCCGGAGGCCGACTACGTCTGGCGCGTCATCCTCATGTTCGGCACCCTCCCGGCCGCGCTCACCTACTACTGGCGCATGAAGATGCCCGAGACGGCGCGGTACACGGCGCTCATCGCCCGGAACACGAAGCAGGCCACGGCCGACATGGCCAAGGTGCTCAAGAAGGAgatcgaggaggaggaggagcaggtggAGCGGCAGGTGATCGGCGCCGACACCTGGGGCCTCTTCTCGGTGCAGTTCCTCCGGCGCCATGGCCTCCACCTGTTGGCCACCAGCAGCACGTGGTTCCTGCTGGACATCGCCTTCTACAGCCAGAACCTGTTCCAGAaggacatcttcaccaaggtcGGCTGGATCCCGCCGGCGAGGACCATGAACGCCATCGAGGAGGTGTACCGCATCTCGCGCGCCCAGGCGCTGATCGCGCTCTGCGGCACCATCCCGGGCTACTGGTTCACCGTCGCCCTCATCGACGTCGTGGGCAGGTTCTGGATCCAGATCATGGGCTTCTTCATGATGACCGTGTTCATGCTCGCGCTCGGGGTGCCGTACGAGCACTGGACCAAGGCGTCCAACCACACAGGTTTCGTCGTGCTCTACGggctcaccttcttcttcgcaaACTTCGGGCCCAACAGCACCACCTTCATCGTGCCGGCCGAGATCTTCCCGGCGAGGCTCCGGTCCACGTGCCACGGCATATCGGCGGCGGCAGGCAAGGCCGGCGCCATCATCGGCGCGTTCGGGTTCCTGTACGCGGCGCAGGACCCCAAGAAGCCCGACAAGGGGTACTCGCCGGGCATCGGCATCCGCAACGCGCTCTTCGTGCTCGCCGGAACCAACTTCCTGGGCATGCTCATGTCGCTGTTCGTGCCGGAGTCCAAGGGAAAGTCGCTTGAGGAGATCTCCAAGGAGAATGTGGATGGGGAAGCTGAGGCCTGA